One Globicephala melas chromosome 17, mGloMel1.2, whole genome shotgun sequence DNA window includes the following coding sequences:
- the TIGD5 gene encoding tigger transposable element-derived protein 5, translated as MYPAGLPAGPAPRRGRRPPPGRPTQSPRPPAPAPVAAARPPPPAPGPRPRVAVKMAFRKAYSIKDKLQAIERVKGGERQASVCRDFGVPGGTLRGWLKDEPKLRWFLEQLGGEVGTQRKKMRLANEEEIDRAVYSWFLALRQHGVPLSGPLIQAQAEAFARQIYGPECTFKASHGWFWRWQKRHGISSQRIYGEAEPPAAGPAPGLPVKQEPAQLTRTGPLPDRALNSPAPAEGGYGDEQIYNANVTGLYWKLLPEQAAPLGAGGCGRRWRGDRVTVLLAANLTGSHKLKPLVIGQLPDPPSLRHHNQDKFPASYRYSPDAWLSRPLLRGWFFEEFVPGVRRYLRRSCLQQKAVLLVAHPPCPSPAARMPTLEESEETPRRCRPEPLGPPEELQTPDGAVRVLFLSKGSSRAHIPAPLEQGVVAAFKQLYKRELLRLAVSCAGGSPLDFMRSFMLKDMLYLAGLSWDLVQAGSIERCWLLGLRAAFEPRPAEECAGQPAGQAEEAAERSRVLSDLTHLAALAYKRLAPEEVAEWLHLDDDGGLPDGCREDPGPSRPPVLVPGAPPPPASLPSVAAGGEEEEEAAVPSAGEAVRGLETALRWLESRDPREVGPLKLVQLRSLISMARRLGGIGPSPAVPDDGV; from the coding sequence ATGTACCCCGCGGGACTCCCGGCCGGCCCGGCCCCGCGCCGCGGCCGCCGCCCCCCGCCCGGGCGCCCCACGCAGTCGCCGCGGCCCCCCGCGCCCGCCCCGGTCGCCGCCGCGCGGCCACCGCCCCCCGCGCCCGGGCCGCGGCCCCGCGTGGCTGTGAAGATGGCCTTCCGCAAGGCCTACTCCATCAAGGACAAGCTGCAGGCCATCGAGCGCGTCAAGGGCGGCGAGCGGCAGGCCAGCGTGTGCCGCGACTTCGGCGTGCCCGGCGGCACGCTGCGCGGCTGGCTCAAGGACGAGCCCAAGCTGCGCTGGTTCCTGGAGCAGCTGGGCGGCGAGGTGGGCACGCAGCGCAAGAAGATGCGGCTAGCCAACGAGGAGGAGATCGACCGCGCCGTCTACTCGTGGTTCCTGGCGCTGCGCCAGCACGGCGTGCCGCTGTCGGGGCCGCTCATCCAAGCGCAGGCCGAGGCCTTCGCGCGCCAGATCTACGGGCCCGAGTGCACCTTCAAGGCCAGCCACGGCTGGTTCTGGCGCTGGCAGAAGCGCCACGGCATCTCCAGCCAGCGCATCTACGGCGAGGCCGAGCCCCCAGCCGCCGGCCCCGCGCCCGGCCTGCCGGTCAAGCAGGAGCCCGCGCAGCTCACCCGCACCGGCCCCCTGCCCGACCGCGCCCTGAATTCCCCTGCCCCCGCCGAGGGCGGCTACGGCGACGAGCAGATCTACAACGCCAACGTCACCGGCCTCTACTGGAAGCTGCTTCCGGAGCAGGCCGCGCCCCTGGGCGCGGGGGGCTGTGGCCGTCGCTGGCGGGGCGACCGGGTGACGGTGCTGCTGGCCGCCAACCTGACCGGCAGCCACAAGCTGAAGCCGCTGGTCATCGGGCAGTTGCCGGACCCACCCAGCCTGCGCCACCACAACCAGGACAAGTTCCCCGCCTCCTACCGCTACAGCCCCGACGCCTGGCTCAGCCGCCCGCTGCTGCGCGGCTGGTTCTTCGAGGAGTTCGTCCCGGGCGTCAGGCGCTACCTGCGCCGCAGCTGCCTGCAGCAGAAGGCTGTGCTGCTGGTCGCCCAcccgccctgccccagccctgcggCCAGGATGCCCACGCTGGAGGAGAGCGAGGAGACCCCCAGGAGGTGCCGGCCTGAGCCCCTGGGCCCTCCGGAGGAGCTGCAGACCCCCGACGGGGCGGTGCGGGTGCTGTTCCTGTCCAAGGGCAGCAGCCGGGCACACATCCCGGCCCCACTGGAGCAGGGGGTGGTGGCCGCCTTCAAGCAGCTGTACAAGCGGGAGCTGCTGCGGTTGGCCGTGTCCTGCGCCGGGGGGTCCCCGCTGGACTTCATGCGCAGCTTCATGCTCAAGGACATGCTCTACCTGGCCGGCCTCTCCTGGGACCTGGTGCAGGCAGGCAGCATCGAGCGCTGCTGGCTTTTGGGCTTGCGGGCTGCCTTCGAGCCCCGGCCGGCGGAGGAGTGCGCTGGGCAGCCAGCTGGCCAAGCCGAGGAGGCCGCGGAGCGCAGCAGGGTGCTTAGCGACCTCACGCACCTGGCAGCCCTGGCCTACAAGCGGCTGGCGCCCGAGGAGGTGGCCGAGTGGCTGCACCTGGACGATGACGGGGGGCTGCCCGACGGCTGCAGAGAGGACCCAGGCCCCAGCCGGCCTCCCGTGCTGGTCCCTGGGGCCCCTCCGCCCCCAGCCAGCTTGCCCTCTGTCGCAgcgggaggagaggaggaggaggaggccgcCGTGCCCTCCGCTGGGGAGGCCGTGCGGGGCCTGGAGACAGCTCTGCGATGGCTGGAGAGCCGGGACCCCCGGGAGGTAGGGCCGCTGAAGCTGGTGCAGCTTCGCTCCCTGATCAGCATGGCCCGGAGGCTGGGGGGCATCGGGCCCTCTCCTGCAGTCCCTGATGATGGGGTGTGA
- the PYCR3 gene encoding pyrroline-5-carboxylate reductase 3: MAAAVAAESGPRRVGFVGAGRMAEAIAQGLIQAGKVEAQHVLASAPTDRNLCRFRALGCQTSHSNREVLQSCSLVFFATKPHILPAVLVEVAPVVTAEHILVSVAAGVSLSTLEELLPPMARVLRVSPNLPCVVQEGAMVMARGRHAGSGEAGLLRTLLEACGQCEEVPEAQVDVHTGLSGSGVAFVCAFSEALAEGAIKMGMPSGLAHRIAAQTLLGTAKMLLQKGQHPAQLRTDVCTPGGTTIYGLHALEQGALRAAAMSAVEAATCRARELSRK, encoded by the exons ATGGCGGCGGCGGTTGCGGCGGAGTCTGGCCCGAGGCGCGTGGGCTTCGTGGGCGCCGGCCGCATGGCGGAGGCCATCGCGCAGGGCCTCATCCAAGCAG GAAAAGTGGAAGCTCAGCACGTGCTGGCCAGCGCACCGACGGACAGGAACCTCTGCCGCTTCCGG GCCCTGGGCTGCCAGACCAGCCACTCCAACCGGGAGGTGCTGCAGAGCTGCTCGCTCGTCTTCTTTGCCACCAAGCCCCACATCCTGCCGGCTGTCCTGGTGGAGGTGGCTCCTGTGGTCACCGCTGAGCACATCTTGGTGTCTGTGGCTGCTGGGGTCTCCCTGAGCACCCTGGAGGAG CTGCTGCCCCCGATGGCGCGAGTGCTGCGGGTCTCGCCCAACCTGCCCTGCGTGGTCCAGGAGGGGGCCATGGTGATGGCACGGGGCCGCCATGCTGGCAGTGGCGAGGCCGGGCTCCTGCGGACCCTGCTGGAGGCCTGCGGGCAGTGCGAGGAGGTGCCCGAGGCCCAGGTGGACGTCCACACTGGCCTCAGCGGCAGCGGTGTGGCCTTT GTGTGTGCCTTCTCGGAGGCCTTGGCCGAAGGAGCCATCAAGATGGGCATGCCCAGTGGCCTGGCCCACCGCATTGCCGCCCAGACCCTGCTG GGCACGGCCAAGATGCTTCTGCAGAAGGGGCAGCACCCGGCTCAGCTGCGGACTGACGTGTGCACGCCCGGCGGCACCACTATCTATGGGCTCCACGCGCTGGAGCAGGGCGCGCTGCGGGCGGCGGCCATGAGCGCTGTGGAGGCTGCCACCTGCCGGGCCCGGGAACTCAGCAGGAAGTAG